A single region of the Actinoplanes sp. SE50/110 genome encodes:
- a CDS encoding DUF6153 family protein: protein MTSAAAATIGRTARIVLLLCTVFGVAMMHTLGHSGVRPEHSSAAAMTTMLSTVAIPALAPSAATDECQDDHCTGHHHDQMTVWSVCLAILGGLAVVVLLVMVLVAAAHPGSVPRSREWSRRQATRAPPTAGAGLILVLTAVLRV from the coding sequence GTGACCAGCGCAGCCGCGGCAACGATCGGGCGTACCGCCCGGATAGTGCTGCTGTTGTGCACCGTGTTCGGCGTGGCCATGATGCACACTTTGGGGCATTCCGGGGTCCGCCCCGAACACTCCAGTGCAGCGGCAATGACCACCATGTTGTCGACCGTGGCCATACCAGCGTTGGCTCCTTCCGCAGCGACGGATGAATGCCAGGACGATCACTGCACCGGGCATCATCACGATCAGATGACCGTCTGGAGTGTGTGCCTGGCCATCCTGGGCGGGCTCGCGGTTGTCGTCCTGCTGGTGATGGTTTTGGTGGCGGCCGCCCACCCTGGCTCGGTACCGCGAAGCCGTGAATGGTCGCGGCGACAAGCAACACGAGCGCCCCCTACCGCGGGTGCTGGATTGATCCTCGTTTTGACAGCGGTGCTGCGCGTATAG
- a CDS encoding site-specific integrase translates to MSCNEVEGVFRRCGCKDTVTGRRFDGRCPRLADPKHGSWYFSVQLPDEQSRPTRFRRGGFRTARQAQAVRNQTVASAAAGAGLRRVTVEQWLRRWLLSLPGQVRRSTAAGYSIHVRRYLIPHLGHHTLTGLRAAHIEAMFTTITAQPSRTGAPLSAATLQKIRATLRRALNMAIREQLLAINPARLVLLPRPRRHRPQPWSASRVAAWQDDGHKPVVAVWTPQQLAEFLLFVRDDPLFALWWLAALRGLRRGEICALRWTDVDLAEGTLTVSHTIAHANGRPYWDTPKTAAGQRTVALDRMTVAVLLRSQRQQRRRRAECAGERWQPNGPVFTRQGRAIRPDWLTHRFATLVDASKLPPIRLHCLRHGAATLALAAHVDLKTVQDMLGHTSYAFTADTYATVLPDQAKHAAESTARLVLDALNEARPAVGARLGPGLATASS, encoded by the coding sequence ATGAGTTGCAATGAGGTTGAGGGCGTCTTTCGCCGTTGCGGGTGCAAGGACACGGTGACCGGCCGGCGATTCGACGGTCGATGCCCGAGGCTGGCCGATCCCAAGCATGGCAGCTGGTACTTCAGCGTCCAGCTGCCCGATGAGCAGTCTCGGCCGACGCGGTTTCGCCGGGGCGGGTTCCGCACCGCTCGCCAGGCGCAGGCCGTCCGTAATCAGACGGTCGCGTCTGCCGCTGCTGGTGCCGGACTGCGGCGGGTCACGGTCGAGCAGTGGTTGCGCCGCTGGCTGCTGAGTCTGCCTGGGCAGGTACGCCGGTCAACGGCTGCCGGCTACAGCATCCACGTGCGCCGGTACCTGATCCCGCACCTGGGCCACCACACCCTGACAGGGCTACGAGCTGCGCATATCGAGGCGATGTTCACCACGATCACCGCACAACCGAGCCGCACCGGCGCGCCGCTGTCGGCGGCGACCTTGCAGAAGATCCGGGCCACCTTGCGCCGGGCGCTGAACATGGCGATCCGGGAGCAGCTGCTGGCAATCAACCCGGCCCGGCTGGTGCTGTTACCGCGGCCACGGCGGCACCGCCCACAACCGTGGTCGGCCTCGCGGGTCGCGGCCTGGCAGGACGACGGCCACAAGCCGGTGGTGGCGGTGTGGACGCCGCAGCAGCTGGCCGAGTTCCTGCTCTTCGTCCGGGACGACCCGCTGTTCGCGCTGTGGTGGCTGGCAGCCCTTCGCGGGCTGCGCCGCGGCGAAATCTGCGCGCTGCGCTGGACCGACGTCGACCTCGCCGAAGGCACGCTGACGGTCAGCCACACCATCGCCCACGCTAACGGCCGTCCCTATTGGGACACGCCGAAGACCGCTGCGGGGCAACGCACCGTGGCCCTTGATCGCATGACCGTTGCGGTCCTGCTACGGTCGCAACGTCAGCAGCGCCGCCGGCGGGCAGAGTGTGCCGGCGAGCGGTGGCAGCCGAACGGGCCCGTGTTCACCCGCCAGGGCCGGGCGATCCGGCCGGACTGGCTGACGCACCGCTTCGCCACCCTCGTGGACGCATCCAAGCTGCCACCGATCCGGCTGCACTGCCTACGCCACGGCGCGGCCACCCTCGCCCTGGCCGCGCACGTCGACCTGAAGACCGTGCAGGACATGCTCGGGCACACCAGCTACGCCTTCACCGCCGACACCTACGCCACCGTGCTCCCCGACCAGGCGAAACACGCGGCCGAATCGACAGCACGGCTCGTACTCGATGCGTTGAATGAGGCGCGCCCTGCCGTGGGCGCCAGGCTAGGGCCCGGGCTCGCGACGGCGTCCTCGTAG
- a CDS encoding DUF305 domain-containing protein has product MMRTFVLPSIGWRRGLLAGAAACAVLAVAGCGDTPTAGPGPTHAASPAAAGAASTAGFNQADVTFAQQMIPHHQSAIAMAKMATGHVGDARVAKLAGQIQAAQQPEITTMNRWPAQWGKPMPSAGADAMDDPDHGEMAGIDELDMTALMNAKGTPWDKQFLAVMVKHHQAAVTMAQQELAHGLNTDAKALAQKIIDDQQAQITEMKQIRASL; this is encoded by the coding sequence ATGATGCGTACCTTCGTGCTGCCCTCGATCGGCTGGCGCCGTGGCTTACTGGCCGGCGCTGCCGCCTGCGCCGTGCTGGCGGTGGCCGGCTGCGGTGACACCCCGACGGCCGGTCCCGGCCCGACGCATGCCGCCAGCCCGGCTGCGGCCGGCGCGGCATCAACTGCGGGGTTCAATCAAGCCGACGTGACGTTCGCGCAGCAGATGATCCCCCATCACCAGTCGGCCATCGCCATGGCGAAAATGGCCACCGGTCACGTCGGGGATGCTCGCGTAGCAAAGCTCGCCGGCCAGATCCAGGCGGCGCAGCAGCCCGAGATCACCACCATGAACCGGTGGCCGGCCCAGTGGGGAAAACCCATGCCCAGCGCTGGCGCTGATGCGATGGATGACCCGGACCACGGGGAGATGGCGGGCATCGACGAACTCGACATGACCGCCCTGATGAACGCCAAGGGCACCCCGTGGGACAAACAGTTCCTCGCGGTGATGGTCAAACACCACCAGGCTGCCGTCACGATGGCCCAGCAGGAACTCGCCCACGGCCTCAACACGGATGCCAAGGCCCTCGCCCAGAAGATTATCGACGATCAACAGGCGCAGATCACCGAGATGAAGCAGATCCGCGCCAGCCTGTAG
- a CDS encoding alpha/beta fold hydrolase, protein MREQTLPPVRTSHLWRGLQGRWNYDMWGCNGRPVVLLPAVLFDRTMWWPLAAELRPYAAVIAIDLPGHGNSSDTRAHYAPSDLVDDLADLIYSVGIRRAPIIVGHASSTGLATLFATRYATHAVVTVDAGDQASPTPVDREQYLATMRLQDIPAEFQPLVQPSDNPALLAAYQPLLSGTAAQAPGAVTAALAVHSTSPSPGCFDTAPHRWQHHVYNRPGRFAQLSDMHRLSSDIQALL, encoded by the coding sequence GTGAGGGAACAAACGCTGCCACCGGTCCGGACCAGCCACCTCTGGCGGGGCCTGCAGGGCCGGTGGAACTACGACATGTGGGGCTGCAACGGACGGCCGGTGGTACTGCTGCCCGCGGTGCTGTTCGACCGGACCATGTGGTGGCCGCTGGCCGCCGAGTTGCGCCCATACGCGGCGGTGATCGCCATCGACCTGCCCGGTCACGGCAACAGCAGCGACACCCGGGCGCACTACGCGCCCAGCGACCTGGTCGACGATCTCGCCGACTTGATCTACAGCGTCGGCATCCGACGCGCCCCGATCATCGTCGGGCATGCCTCGTCTACCGGCCTGGCGACCTTGTTCGCCACCCGGTATGCCACCCATGCGGTCGTCACCGTCGACGCCGGCGACCAAGCCTCGCCAACACCCGTCGACCGTGAGCAATACCTGGCCACCATGCGCCTGCAGGACATACCCGCCGAGTTCCAGCCGTTGGTGCAGCCCAGCGACAATCCTGCACTGCTCGCGGCATACCAGCCGCTCCTTAGCGGCACCGCCGCGCAGGCACCGGGCGCCGTCACGGCAGCGCTAGCCGTGCACAGCACCAGCCCTTCGCCCGGATGCTTCGACACTGCACCGCATCGCTGGCAGCACCACGTGTACAACCGGCCCGGCCGGTTCGCGCAGCTGTCCGACATGCACCGCCTGAGTTCAGACATCCAGGCACTGCTGTAA
- a CDS encoding DUF305 domain-containing protein — protein sequence MLRTSMLSSSTWRRSLLAGAAVTASLMLSACGGDDTSSDSGMNHGGMTPTATASAQAAATFNDADVMFASMMIPHHQQAVEMAALADGRAASAEVKNLAAKIKSAQQPEIDTMNQWLTAWGHPMPAMAASGMPGMDASAMPGMSASAMPGMDHGAMPGAMSQADMDKLAKAKGAAFDKQFLAMMISHHEGAITMAQQEVAQGSSPDAKALAQKIVTDQQAEIVTMKGLLSKP from the coding sequence ATGTTGCGTACCTCCATGCTGTCTTCTTCCACGTGGCGCCGTAGTCTGCTGGCCGGTGCCGCCGTGACCGCTAGCCTCATGTTGTCCGCCTGCGGCGGTGATGACACCTCGTCGGACTCCGGCATGAACCACGGCGGCATGACACCGACCGCGACCGCTTCCGCGCAGGCAGCGGCGACGTTCAACGATGCGGACGTCATGTTCGCCAGCATGATGATCCCGCACCACCAGCAGGCCGTGGAGATGGCCGCTCTGGCCGACGGTCGCGCCGCGAGCGCCGAGGTCAAAAACCTCGCCGCCAAAATCAAGTCCGCGCAGCAGCCCGAGATCGACACCATGAACCAGTGGCTGACCGCCTGGGGCCACCCGATGCCGGCTATGGCCGCCTCCGGCATGCCGGGCATGGACGCTTCCGCCATGCCAGGCATGAGCGCCTCCGCCATGCCGGGCATGGACCACGGTGCGATGCCCGGCGCCATGTCGCAGGCCGACATGGACAAGCTGGCCAAGGCCAAGGGCGCCGCGTTCGACAAGCAGTTCCTCGCCATGATGATCAGTCACCATGAAGGCGCGATCACGATGGCGCAGCAGGAGGTCGCCCAGGGCAGCAGTCCAGACGCCAAGGCCCTCGCCCAGAAGATCGTCACCGATCAGCAGGCGGAGATCGTCACGATGAAGGGCCTGCTCAGCAAGCCCTGA
- a CDS encoding MFS transporter, with protein sequence MKATITATRSFSRPVQLLLVNQLTINIGFYMLMPYLAGYLSGNLALAGWAVGLVLGVRNLSQQGMFLLGGSLADRLGYKPLILAGLGLRVVGFALLGFVDTLPGLIVASLLTGLAGALFNPAVRAYLAAESGDRKTDAFAVFNVFYQAGILAGPLIGLALLTLDFRWVCLVAAGLFLLLLIAQTRALPARRAVPDHSRQSMLADWRQVFGNGPFLLFCGAMIGSYVLNFQVYLGLPLEVRRITGHETGVAVLFAVSGLLTVAGQVKVTAWAKARWSPQQAIVRGLLVMAAAFVPLTLSAGAGPGRAGVIGVAVALAPVLLSTVLLTIATMIVYPFEMATIVALAGQRLVGTYYGLYNTIAGLGIAAGNLLTGAALDTGRRHGFPALPWLALTGLGAACAAAVWALSRTGRLHAPEPDLDSAAPPMPARNGSR encoded by the coding sequence ATGAAGGCAACCATCACCGCGACCCGCTCGTTCTCCCGGCCGGTGCAGCTACTGCTGGTCAACCAGCTGACCATCAACATCGGCTTCTACATGCTCATGCCCTACCTGGCCGGCTACCTCTCCGGCAACCTGGCGCTGGCCGGCTGGGCGGTCGGCCTGGTGCTGGGCGTGCGTAACCTCAGCCAGCAGGGCATGTTCCTGCTCGGCGGCAGCCTCGCCGACCGGCTCGGCTACAAGCCGCTCATCCTGGCCGGACTCGGCTTGCGCGTCGTCGGGTTCGCGCTGCTCGGCTTCGTCGACACCCTGCCCGGGCTGATCGTCGCGTCGCTGCTGACCGGCCTGGCCGGGGCCCTGTTCAACCCGGCGGTGCGCGCCTACCTGGCCGCCGAATCGGGCGACCGCAAAACCGACGCGTTCGCCGTGTTCAACGTGTTCTACCAGGCCGGCATCCTCGCCGGACCGCTGATCGGCCTCGCCCTGCTCACCCTCGACTTCCGGTGGGTGTGCCTGGTCGCCGCCGGCCTGTTCCTGCTGCTGCTGATCGCCCAAACCCGCGCGCTACCGGCCCGCCGGGCGGTACCCGATCACAGCCGGCAAAGCATGCTGGCCGACTGGCGGCAGGTGTTCGGCAACGGCCCGTTCCTGCTGTTCTGCGGCGCGATGATCGGCTCCTACGTGCTGAACTTCCAGGTCTACCTCGGCCTGCCCCTTGAGGTCCGGCGCATCACCGGCCACGAGACCGGGGTGGCCGTGCTGTTCGCCGTGTCCGGGCTGCTCACCGTGGCCGGGCAGGTCAAGGTGACCGCCTGGGCGAAAGCACGCTGGAGCCCGCAGCAAGCGATCGTGCGGGGGCTGCTGGTCATGGCGGCGGCATTCGTGCCCCTCACGCTGTCCGCCGGAGCCGGGCCAGGCCGCGCTGGGGTGATAGGGGTCGCGGTGGCGCTGGCACCGGTGCTGCTGAGCACGGTGCTGCTGACGATCGCCACGATGATCGTGTACCCGTTCGAGATGGCCACCATCGTCGCCCTGGCCGGGCAACGCCTGGTCGGCACCTACTACGGCCTGTACAACACCATCGCCGGACTCGGCATCGCCGCCGGGAACCTGCTCACCGGCGCCGCCCTGGACACCGGCCGCCGCCACGGCTTTCCTGCCCTGCCCTGGCTGGCGCTCACCGGCCTCGGCGCAGCGTGCGCGGCAGCGGTATGGGCCTTGTCCCGGACCGGGCGGTTACACGCTCCGGAACCTGACCTCGATTCGGCCGCACCGCCGATGCCCGCGCGAAATGGTTCACGCTGA
- a CDS encoding M23 family metallopeptidase has translation MAGTNSYAHSHHDYPASDLMTACGNTFVAVTNGVVIFTNTVDRWTAKANLGPTRGGLSVAIVGDDGVRYYGSHLSAISPGISPGTRVKAGQTLGKTGKTGDTTACHVHFGISPPCARGADWYTQRGAIWPWPYLDSWRTGGQRSAAAEISTWQAKNGCPSEAKVDP, from the coding sequence GTGGCTGGCACCAATTCGTATGCACACAGCCACCACGACTACCCGGCGAGCGACCTGATGACCGCGTGCGGCAACACGTTCGTCGCCGTGACCAACGGCGTTGTCATTTTCACCAACACCGTCGATCGGTGGACCGCCAAAGCCAACCTCGGCCCCACTCGAGGCGGCCTGTCGGTGGCGATCGTCGGCGACGACGGCGTGCGCTACTACGGCTCCCACCTGTCCGCGATCAGCCCAGGGATCAGCCCCGGGACGCGAGTCAAAGCCGGGCAGACACTCGGCAAGACCGGCAAGACGGGAGACACGACCGCTTGCCACGTGCACTTCGGTATCTCCCCGCCCTGCGCACGCGGCGCCGACTGGTACACCCAGCGCGGCGCGATCTGGCCCTGGCCATACCTCGACTCGTGGCGCACCGGCGGCCAACGGTCAGCGGCCGCCGAGATCAGCACCTGGCAGGCCAAGAACGGCTGCCCGAGCGAGGCTAAGGTCGACCCGTGA
- a CDS encoding C40 family peptidase — protein sequence MLATRHAAALRRRGWTVALLAAVLSLGMTAPARANPSPQQIEKQLDQQWNQLEPTIEQYNQVHTQLQTSRSQQQKLTKQLQPLQARVDAAMSGVGQLASRAYMQGGDIALSSLLISGNPADLTDKLTYLDVMASSRRSQVAGVITLRDKYASDKKQLDTVTASLAARDADLAAKKNTIQKKINDLQQLRVKAYGAGGGASGNLRTGACPATYTNDPGGKAAAKACSLIGKPYIWADAGPDGYDCSGLTLAAWATVGVSLRHYTKWQWEDTKPVSRADLKPGDLVFWYSDLHHMGMYVGNNTVVHAPHTGDFVRMAGLDAVGPVAGFRRPS from the coding sequence GGCTGGACCGTCGCCCTGCTCGCCGCGGTCCTCAGTCTCGGCATGACCGCGCCTGCCCGCGCCAACCCCTCGCCGCAACAGATCGAGAAACAGCTCGACCAGCAGTGGAACCAGCTGGAGCCGACCATCGAGCAGTACAACCAGGTTCACACCCAGCTGCAGACCAGCCGCAGCCAGCAGCAGAAACTCACCAAGCAGCTGCAGCCGCTGCAAGCCCGGGTCGATGCCGCCATGTCCGGCGTCGGCCAGCTGGCCAGCCGCGCCTACATGCAGGGCGGCGACATAGCTCTGAGCAGCTTGCTGATCAGCGGGAACCCCGCCGATCTGACCGACAAACTCACCTACCTCGACGTGATGGCCAGCTCCCGGCGCTCGCAAGTCGCTGGCGTCATCACGCTGCGCGACAAATACGCGAGTGACAAGAAGCAACTCGACACCGTCACCGCCAGCCTGGCCGCACGCGACGCCGACCTGGCGGCGAAGAAGAACACCATCCAGAAAAAGATCAACGACCTGCAGCAGTTGCGGGTCAAGGCGTACGGGGCCGGCGGCGGCGCCAGCGGCAACCTGCGCACCGGCGCCTGCCCGGCTACCTACACCAACGATCCAGGCGGCAAGGCCGCTGCCAAGGCGTGCAGCTTGATCGGCAAGCCCTACATCTGGGCCGACGCCGGCCCCGACGGCTACGACTGCTCCGGGCTGACCCTGGCCGCGTGGGCCACCGTCGGCGTCAGCCTTCGCCACTACACCAAATGGCAATGGGAAGACACCAAGCCGGTCAGCCGCGCCGACCTCAAGCCCGGTGACCTGGTCTTCTGGTACAGCGATCTGCACCACATGGGCATGTACGTCGGCAACAACACGGTCGTGCACGCCCCGCACACCGGCGACTTCGTGCGCATGGCCGGCCTCGACGCCGTCGGCCCCGTCGCCGGGTTCCGACGACCCAGCTGA
- a CDS encoding PLP-dependent cysteine synthase family protein translates to MTNQTITRPTGLPTPSQLISHSTCHQLAQLVGNTPVMWIPDIATPSGHGFWAKLEGNNPGGIKDRPGLHLIQRARERGDLAPGAPIVESTSGTLGLGLALAGQIYHHPVTLVTDPGMEPSVRNLLTAYGAQVDIVTAPHPDGGWQQARRDRVTQLLADRPGSYCPDQYHNPDNVEAYQHLALELVAQLGRIDVLVCSVGTGGHSAGTARVLREFFPHLRLAGVDATGSTIFGQPARPRLMRGLGSSIHPRNVDYPAFDEVHWVAPAEAVWACRTLAADRYVSGGWSVGAVALVASWLARTMPDDVRIAAVFPDGPHRYAETVYSDDYCRQHHLLGPAPAADPDHIRHPAEREVTRWTRCTRIIDPAGQDAA, encoded by the coding sequence ATGACCAACCAGACCATCACCCGGCCCACCGGGCTGCCCACGCCCAGCCAGCTCATCTCTCACTCCACCTGCCATCAACTTGCTCAACTCGTCGGCAATACCCCGGTGATGTGGATTCCGGACATCGCCACGCCGTCTGGTCACGGCTTCTGGGCCAAACTCGAAGGGAACAATCCGGGAGGGATCAAGGACCGGCCTGGGCTTCACCTGATCCAGCGGGCTCGGGAACGCGGCGACCTCGCCCCGGGTGCCCCGATCGTCGAATCGACCTCCGGCACCCTCGGCCTCGGACTGGCCCTGGCCGGGCAGATCTACCACCACCCGGTCACCCTGGTCACCGACCCCGGCATGGAACCCTCAGTGCGTAACCTGCTCACTGCCTACGGCGCCCAGGTCGACATCGTGACCGCGCCGCACCCCGATGGCGGCTGGCAACAGGCCCGCCGCGATCGCGTTACCCAGCTACTGGCCGATCGGCCCGGTAGCTACTGCCCAGACCAGTATCACAACCCGGACAACGTCGAGGCCTACCAGCATTTGGCCCTGGAGCTGGTGGCGCAGCTGGGCCGTATCGACGTGCTGGTGTGCAGCGTCGGCACCGGCGGCCACAGCGCCGGCACCGCCCGGGTGCTGCGCGAGTTCTTCCCGCACCTGCGCCTGGCCGGCGTGGACGCCACCGGGTCGACAATCTTCGGGCAGCCCGCCCGACCCCGGCTGATGCGCGGGCTGGGCAGCAGCATCCACCCGCGCAACGTCGACTACCCCGCCTTCGACGAGGTCCACTGGGTCGCACCGGCCGAGGCGGTGTGGGCGTGCCGGACACTGGCTGCCGACCGGTACGTCAGCGGCGGCTGGAGCGTCGGAGCGGTCGCCCTGGTCGCCTCCTGGCTGGCCCGCACGATGCCGGACGACGTCCGCATCGCGGCGGTCTTCCCGGACGGCCCGCACCGTTACGCCGAGACCGTCTACAGCGACGACTACTGCCGCCAGCACCACCTGCTCGGTCCGGCACCGGCCGCCGATCCCGACCACATCCGGCATCCCGCCGAGCGTGAGGTCACCCGGTGGACCCGCTGCACCCGCATCATCGACCCGGCCGGGCAGGATGCGGCATGA
- the xerC gene encoding tyrosine recombinase XerC, whose translation MKTPGLFKQCGCRDAGTRQRLRARCPRIGERGHGTWYYRCYIRDMLGESVQISHGGYRTLTEARQARTAVQAESREQYAGRTWTIARWLTYWLTTRTAIRPTTHAIYTRHVHQFLIPAIGYLRLTELTSRHLTAMFAELAAGTTTTGLPRSPATLQRIRATLRAAYNAAIREGMITDNPARRVEIPAGRRPQAVVWTEGRVEDWRTDGARPSVAVWTPAQLTEFLEFVADDPLYPLWWLIALRGLRRGEAAGLRWEDLDLNNRQLTTTNQRTTAGYQIIEGPPKSAASRRTIALDRRTVAVLRDHLRHQRAHYLLTGRSWRTSGYVFTRPDGQPFHPNYFTKRLGFRTGLCGLPPARPAWRTPPAPISRPFRTSSGTPASWSPPTPTPACYPQHSTRPPRRQPGSS comes from the coding sequence ATGAAAACGCCGGGGCTGTTCAAGCAATGCGGGTGCCGCGATGCCGGCACCCGGCAGCGGCTACGTGCCCGCTGCCCGCGGATCGGCGAGCGCGGGCACGGCACCTGGTACTACCGCTGCTACATCCGCGACATGCTCGGCGAGTCGGTGCAGATCAGTCACGGCGGCTATCGCACCCTGACCGAGGCCCGGCAGGCCCGCACTGCCGTGCAGGCGGAGTCCCGCGAACAGTACGCCGGCCGCACCTGGACGATCGCCCGGTGGCTGACCTACTGGCTGACCACCCGAACCGCGATCCGGCCGACCACGCACGCGATCTACACCCGGCACGTCCATCAGTTCTTGATCCCGGCAATCGGCTACCTGCGGCTCACCGAACTCACCAGCCGGCATCTGACCGCGATGTTCGCCGAACTCGCCGCCGGCACCACCACGACCGGGCTACCCCGCTCCCCGGCCACCCTGCAACGCATCCGAGCAACCCTGCGCGCCGCCTACAACGCCGCGATCCGGGAAGGGATGATCACCGACAATCCGGCCCGCCGAGTCGAGATACCAGCCGGCCGCCGACCCCAGGCCGTCGTCTGGACCGAAGGACGAGTCGAAGACTGGCGAACCGACGGCGCCCGCCCCAGCGTCGCGGTCTGGACCCCAGCCCAGCTGACCGAGTTCCTCGAGTTCGTCGCCGACGACCCGCTGTACCCGCTGTGGTGGCTAATCGCCCTGCGCGGCCTACGCCGCGGCGAGGCCGCCGGCCTGCGCTGGGAAGACCTCGATCTCAACAACCGGCAGCTCACCACCACCAACCAGCGCACCACGGCCGGCTACCAGATCATCGAAGGACCGCCCAAATCGGCGGCCAGTCGCCGCACCATCGCCCTGGACCGGCGCACCGTAGCCGTTCTGCGAGACCACCTGCGCCACCAACGCGCCCACTACCTGCTCACCGGCCGCAGCTGGCGAACCTCCGGCTACGTGTTCACCCGCCCCGACGGCCAGCCATTCCACCCGAACTACTTCACGAAACGCCTGGGATTCCGGACCGGCCTGTGCGGCCTGCCACCGGCGCGGCCAGCCTGGCGCACACCGCCGGCGCCGATCTCAAGACCGTTCAGGACCAGCTCGGGCACGCCAGCATCGTGGTCACCGCCGACACCTACACCAGCGTGCTACCCGCAGCACAGCACAAGGCCGCCGAGGCGACAGCCCGGCTCATCCTGA